The DNA sequence GCCGGATTCCTCGGCTGGAGCGGTCTGCAGATCTGGCTGATGGGCAAGGAGGGCAGCATCAACACGCCCACCGGCTCCGTCGTCGAGGACCTGACCGCGCACTTCTTCGCCGACAAGGCCGCCGCCTACGGGCTCGCGCTCGTCGCCGTGTTGCTGTACGGGGCCGCGCAGCTGCTCGACTCCAAGCGCCGCAAGGCCGCGGGCCTGCCCTCGCGGCCGCTCAGCGAGGTCCTGCTGCGCACCGGCGTGCTCGCGGTCCTGTGCTTCGTCGTCGCGTACTTCCTGAACGAGCCGTCGGGCGCCCGCGGCCTGCCGCTGGCCCTGGTGCTCTTCCTGGCCGTGCTCGTCATCGCGGACTTCGTGGTCCGCCGCACCACCTTCGGCCGCCAGGTCTTCGCGGTCGGCGGCAACGCGGAGGCCGCGCGCCGCGCGGGCATCAACGTCGACCGCGTACGGATCACCGTCTTCGCGATCTCCGGCATGCTCGCCGCCTTCGGCGGCCTCTTCATCGCGAGCCTGTCCGGCGGTGCCACCAAGAGCCTCGGCAGCGGCAACACCCTGATGATCGTCATCGCGGCGGCCGTCATCGGCGGCACCAGCCTCTTCGGCGGCCGCGGCAAGATCTGGTCCGCGCTGCTCGGCATGCTCGTGATCCAGTCGATCCAGCAGGGTCTGAACCTGGAAGGCATGGCGAGTGAGATCCAGTACATGATCACCGGTGCGGTGCTGCTCGCCGCCGTCGTGATCGACTCGGTCTCCCGGCGCACCCAGAAGTCCGCGGGCCGCGCCTGATCAGACAGCCCCGTGCCCGGTACCGGCCCCTCCGGTACCGGGCACGGGGCTGTCCGTCATCTGTTCGCTGAATAGAACGTTCGTTTCAGTCCGGACCAGGTGTTCCCGGCGATTTACGGCCGATCGCGTGACGTAGGACTCCTGGCCCGGACTCCGTCGTCAACGGCGGAACATTAGACTCGACAGGCCCGGCAATGCTCGAACAGCGCTACACGCTCTACTGCAAGGAGGCACGGGTGCCGCTGCTGACCCGCATCACGGGACCGCGCGATCTGGACCGGCTCAGCCCGGAGCAGCTGAACCAGCTGGCCACCGAGATCCGCGGCTTCCTCGTCGACGCAGTCTCCAAGACCGGCGGCCACCTCGGCCCCAACCTCGGCGTCGTCGAGCTGACCATCGCCCTGCACCGCGTCTTCGACTCGCCGCGGGACAAGGTCCTGTGGGACACCGGCCACCAGGCCTATGTCCACAAGCTGCTCACCGGCCGCCAGGACTTCGAAGGACTGCGCGGCAAGGGCGGCCTGTCCGGCTACCCCTCGCGCGCCGAGTCCGACCACGACGTGATCGAGAACAGCCACGCCTCCACCGTCCTCGGCTGGGCCGACGGCATCGCGAAGGCCAACGAGGTCCTCAAGAAGGACGACCACGTCGTCGCCGTCATCGGTGACGGCGCCCTCACCGGCGGCATGGCCTGGGAGGCGCTGAACAACATCGCCGCCGCCAAGGACCGCCCGCTGGTCATCGTCGTCAACGACAACGAGCGTTCCTACGCCCCCACCATCGGCGGTCTCGCCAACCACCTGGCCACCCTGCGCACCACCGACGGCTACGAGCGCTTCCTGGCCCGCGGCAAGGACCTCCTGGAGCGCACCCCCGTCGTAGGCAAGCCGCTGTACGAGACGCTGCACGGCGCGAAGAAGGGCCTGAAGGACTTCATCGCCCCGCAGGGCATGTTCGAGGACCTCGGCCTGAAGTACGTCGGCCCCATCGACGGCCACGACATGGAGGCCCTGGAGTCCGCGCTCGCCCGCGCCAAGCGCTTCAACGGCCCGGTCATCGTGCACTGCATCACCGAGAAGGGCCGCGGCTACAAGCCCGCCGAGCAGGACGAGGCCGACCACTTCCACGGCATCGGCCCCATCCACCCCGACACCGGTCTGCCCATCGCGGCCGGCGGCATGGACTGGACGTCCGTCTTCGGCGAGGAGATGGTCAAGCTCGGCCGCGAGCGCGAGGACATCGTGGCGATCACCGCCGCCATGCTCCAGCCCGTGGGCCTGAAGGGCTTCGCCGAGGAGTTCCCCGACCGCGTCTACGACGTCGGCATCGCCGAGCAGCACGCGGCCGTGTCCGCCGCGGGGCTCGCCACCGGCGGGCTCCACCCGGTCTTCGCCGTCTACGCCACCTTCCTCAACCGCGCCTTCGACCAGCTCCTGATGGACGTGGCCCTGCACAAGTGCGGCGTCACCTTCGTCCTGGACCGCGCGGGCGTCACCGGCACGGACGGTGCCTCGCACAACGGCATGTGGGACATGTCGATCCTCCAGTGCGTGCCCACGCTGCGCATCGCCGCGCCGCGCGACGCCGACCAGGTCCGCCTCCAGCTGCGCGAGGCCGTCGAGGTCGACGACGCCCCGACCGTCGTGCGCTACTCCAAGGGCGCCGTCGGCCCGGCCGTCAAGGCCGTCGCCCGCGTCGGCGGCATGGACGTGCTGCGCCGCCCGGACGCGCCCAGGCCCGACGTGCTCCTGGTCTCCGTCGGGGCCCTCGCCCCGATGTGTCTGGAGATCGCCGACCTGCTCGACAAGCAGGGCATCTCCACGACCGTGGTCGACCCGCGCTGGGTCAAGCCGGTCGACGAGGCGATGGCGCCGCTGGCGGAGCAGCACCGGGTCGTCGTCACCGTCGAGGACAACTCCCGTGCCGGGGGCGTCGGTTCGGCGATCTCGCAGGCGCTGCGGGACGCGGGCGTGGACGTGCCGCTGCGCGACTTCGGCATCCCGCCGCGCTTCCTCGACCACGCGTCGCGCAAGGAGGTCATGGCCGAGATCGGGCTGACCGCGCCGGACATCGCCCGTCAGGTCACCGGCCTCGTCGCCAAGCTCGACGGGCGCGTCGAGCGCGGCCGCGCGGCCGTGGACTCCGTCGAGCCCGTCCGCGACTGACCCGCCCGGGCGGGTGGGCCATCACCCCACCCGCCCGGTGAACCACCCGGACAGCCGCAGGTTTCGGGTCCCTTCGCGTGAATCGGCCCGCGCCGGGGCACTCGGAGTACCTCCCCTCTCGAAGATGTCGAACACGACTCGCGTGGGAGGTACGCCAGTGAGCAGCACCCTCTTCCGGACGAAGAAGGTCGAGCAGTCCATCCTCGACACCGAGGAGCCAGAGCACGCGCTCAAGAAATCCCTGTCCGCGCTCGATCTGACCGTCTTCGGCGTCGGCGTCATCATCGGCACCGGCATCTTCGTGCTCACCGGCACCGTCGCCAAGAACAACGCGGGCCCCTCCGTGGCCCTGGCCTTCGTCGTGGCCGGCGTCGTCTGCGCCCTCGCCGCGCTCTGCTACGCCGAGTTCGCGTCCACGCTCCCCGTGGCCGGGTCCGCGTACACGTTCTCGTACGCCTCGCTCGGCGAACTGCCCGCCTGGATCATCGGCTGGGACCTGGTCCTGGAGTTCGCGCTCGGCACGGCGGTGGTCGCCGTCGGCTGGTCCGGGTACATCGCCTCGCTGCTCGACAACGCGGGCTGGCAGCTGCCGGAGGCCCTCAGCGGCAGGGACGGCGCCGACGGCTTCGGCTTCGACATCCTCGCCGCGGCCCTGGTCCTGGTGCTCACCGGCATCCTCGTGCTCGGCATGAAGCTCTCCGCGCGGATCACCTCGATCGTCGTCGCCATCAAGGTGATCGTCGTCCTCGTGGTGATCGTCGCGGGTGCCTTCTTCATCAAGGGCGACAACTACGACCCGTTCATCCCCGAGTCCCAGGCCGTGGAGGCGGGCAGCGGCCTGCACTCCCCGCTGATCCAGCTGATGTTCGGCTGGGCGCCGTCCAACTTCGGCGTGCTGGGCATCTTCACCGCCGCCTCGGTCGTCTTCTTCGCCTTCATCGGCTTCGACATCGTCGCCACCGCCGCGGAGGAGACCAAGAACCCGCAGCGGGACATGCCGCGCGGCATCCTGGGCTCGCTGCTCATCTGCACGACGCTCTACGTGGCCGTGTCGATCGTCGTCACCGGCATGCAGCACTACAGCCAGCTGTCCGTGGACGCCCCGCTCGCCGACGCCTTCAAGGCCACCGGGCACCCCTGGTACGCGGGCTTCATCAGCTTCGGCGCCGCCGTCGGCCTGACCACGGTCTGCATGATCCTGCTTCTCGGCCAGACCCGGGTGTTCTTCGCGATGAGCCGCGACGGGCTGCTCCCGCGGTTCTTCTCCCGCGTCCACCCGCGCTTCAAGACCCCGCACCGGCCGACCATCCTCCTCGGTGTGATCATCGCCGTCGTGGCCGGGTTCACCCCCCTGAGCGAACTCGCCGAGCTGGTGAACATCGGCACGCTCTTCGCCTTCGTGATCGTCGCGGTCAGCGTGATCATCCTCCGGCGCACCCGCCCCGATCTGCACCGCTCCTTCCGCACGCCGTGGGTGCCGGTCCTGCCGATCGCCTCTGTCGCCGCCTCGCTGTGGCTGATGCTCAACCTGCCCGCCGAGACCTGGGTCCGCTTCGCCGGCTGGATGCTCCTCGGCGTCGTCGTCTACTTCCTCTACGGGCGCTCGCACAGCCGCCTCGGGCAGCACGAGGAGACCAGCGTGGGCGAGGTCCTGCGCCCGCCGGGCCGCGACACCGAGTGACCGGGACCGCGTAGCACTCCGGCCCCGTAGGTCCCGTCGGAACGGGACCTACGGGGCCGGAGTGCGTGCGGCTACGATCCCGCCCGCCGCCAGCCCCGCGTCACCTCGGCCATGGCCGCCACGGCGGCCCGCCGGTGCTTCCGCTCCCCGCGCAGCTTCGGGGCGAACTCCACGTGCAGGAACTCGGTCTCCTGCTCGGCGGCGTCACGGCCCTGCATATTGGTGCGGCCTTCCAGGGGGCAGGAGCGGGCCCAGGCGCGGCAGACCTCGTAGCCCCGGCGGCGCAGCGCGTCCGCGAGGTCGCGGCCCGCGGCGACGGCCACGCGGCCCTTGCCGGTGGAGGCGACCACGTCGTGGTCCGGCGCCGAGTCGTCCGCCATGCCGTGGATCTGGATGCCGGGCAGACCGCGCCGCGCCAGCTCGTCGCAGATGGCGTGGAACACGCTCCTCCGCCGGTGCGCCACATCCGCCTCGTTGCCGCGGCCCGCTTTGCGATGTGCGCCAGCGATGATCAGCACGCCGCCCGGTGAACGCCGCATGAGCTGGACGCCGAGCCGCTCGGTGTTCTTGTCGGCCACGGGGTGCGGCACCTGCGCGGACCAGCGCACGGGGGAGTCGAGGTCCACGTAGACCCGGCCCCAGCCGCGCGGCGCGGGGGCGTGGTCGGAGCGGTCGGTGACCTCGGCGTACCGGCGTCCGGTGGCCGCGTCGGTGATCGTCCGCACCGTGAAGTCCACGTCGGAGAGACGGCGCTCGGCCCGCTCCCGCTTCCGGCCGACGAGCAGGGCGACGCCCTCGGCGACCTTGCGGCGCTCGACGGCCGTGGGGCGCCGGTAGCCGGTGTCCGCGGCGAAGTCCGACGTGTAGTCGGTGACCAGGCGCTCCAGGTCCTCCTCGTCGCTGCCGTCCGCGTCGGTGGGGCGGCCGCCCGGCGTCGAGGGCGCGGGGGAGGAGCGCTCGTGTTCCGGGGACCGGGTCCCGTCCGACGCGGCGGGGCGCCGCTCCTCGTCGGACGGCGAGCCGCACTGCGTGAGGCTCGCCACGGCGACGAGCGCGAGGGCGGCCCCGGTGAGCCGGCCGAGGGGACGAACTCGGCGCCGCTTTGCGTTTGTTATCGACCGAATTGGAGGGTGAGTCATGGTTGTATAAAGATATCCTCGTGATGACACGTCCCTCCCGCAGGCTAATAACGACCTGCGCAGCCTCGCTCGCCCTTCTGGCGGGCACCGCGTGCGGCCCCTTCGGCGGCGATGACGACAAGGCCTCCGACGGCGGCCCCTCGTTCACCGTCGCCGCCGCGGGCGACATCCTCATCCACCCCCAACTCACCGAGCAGGCCCGCAAGGACGCCAAGGTGACCGGCAAGGGTGAGAAGGGCATCGACTTCGGCCCGATGCTGGCCGGCATCAAGCCCGTCATCAGCAAGGCCGACCTCGGGATCTGTCACTTCGAGCCGGTCGTGAGCAAGCCGGAGGGGCCCTTCCAGAGCTACCCGGACTTCCTGGTGCCGCCGCAGATCACCACGGCGGTCAAGGGCGTCGGCTACGACCAGTGCTCCAGTGTGTCCAACCACACGCTCGACCACGGCCCCAAGGGCGTCACGCGCACCCTGAACGCCCTGGACAAGGCGGGTCTGAAGCACACCGGTTCGGCGCGCAGCGCGGCCGAGGCGAAGAAGCCGCTGATCACCACCGTCAAGGGCGTCAAGGTCGGGCAGATCGCCTTCGCCTTCGGCTTCAACGGCCGCGAGGTGCCCAAGGACAAGCCCTGGATCGTCAACCAGAACGACTTCGACAAGATCGCGGCGGCCGAGAAGGCCACCCGCGCCGCCGGTGCCGACGTGGTGATCCTCAGCATCCACTGGGGCCGCGAGAACCAGCCCAACGCCAGCACCCCGCAGATCAAGCTCGCCCGCCGCATCGCGGAGGAGACCGGGATCAACCTGGTCATCGGCCACCACGCGCACGTGGTCCAGCCGATGGAGAAGATCGGCGACACCTGGATCGCGT is a window from the Streptomyces spectabilis genome containing:
- a CDS encoding sugar ABC transporter permease — protein: MSDLAKTPTDKPAAPVDAEPSAAPAAAVDPRLLVREQGFAGYWTEFLRKVRGGELGSLPVVVGLIVIALVFQLQNDKFLSASSLANIAVFASGVGIMSVGIVFVLLLGEIDLSVGSVAGVAAAVWAVLSVNHGWGDWLSVVTAVACGAVIGALHGVFFAKVGVPAFVVTLAGFLGWSGLQIWLMGKEGSINTPTGSVVEDLTAHFFADKAAAYGLALVAVLLYGAAQLLDSKRRKAAGLPSRPLSEVLLRTGVLAVLCFVVAYFLNEPSGARGLPLALVLFLAVLVIADFVVRRTTFGRQVFAVGGNAEAARRAGINVDRVRITVFAISGMLAAFGGLFIASLSGGATKSLGSGNTLMIVIAAAVIGGTSLFGGRGKIWSALLGMLVIQSIQQGLNLEGMASEIQYMITGAVLLAAVVIDSVSRRTQKSAGRA
- a CDS encoding CapA family protein; translation: MTRPSRRLITTCAASLALLAGTACGPFGGDDDKASDGGPSFTVAAAGDILIHPQLTEQARKDAKVTGKGEKGIDFGPMLAGIKPVISKADLGICHFEPVVSKPEGPFQSYPDFLVPPQITTAVKGVGYDQCSSVSNHTLDHGPKGVTRTLNALDKAGLKHTGSARSAAEAKKPLITTVKGVKVGQIAFAFGFNGREVPKDKPWIVNQNDFDKIAAAEKATRAAGADVVILSIHWGRENQPNASTPQIKLARRIAEETGINLVIGHHAHVVQPMEKIGDTWIAYGLGNQVARHDVPSGLTEEGAIGWFTFSKRGGKWDIDAKYVPTFTEIPPDPDETGELPKGAVKDHRLLDVAATLRDGKDLSEERRSRYRLAFERTQGTLLNRGAGQDGLKALEDLPD
- the dxs gene encoding 1-deoxy-D-xylulose-5-phosphate synthase — its product is MPLLTRITGPRDLDRLSPEQLNQLATEIRGFLVDAVSKTGGHLGPNLGVVELTIALHRVFDSPRDKVLWDTGHQAYVHKLLTGRQDFEGLRGKGGLSGYPSRAESDHDVIENSHASTVLGWADGIAKANEVLKKDDHVVAVIGDGALTGGMAWEALNNIAAAKDRPLVIVVNDNERSYAPTIGGLANHLATLRTTDGYERFLARGKDLLERTPVVGKPLYETLHGAKKGLKDFIAPQGMFEDLGLKYVGPIDGHDMEALESALARAKRFNGPVIVHCITEKGRGYKPAEQDEADHFHGIGPIHPDTGLPIAAGGMDWTSVFGEEMVKLGREREDIVAITAAMLQPVGLKGFAEEFPDRVYDVGIAEQHAAVSAAGLATGGLHPVFAVYATFLNRAFDQLLMDVALHKCGVTFVLDRAGVTGTDGASHNGMWDMSILQCVPTLRIAAPRDADQVRLQLREAVEVDDAPTVVRYSKGAVGPAVKAVARVGGMDVLRRPDAPRPDVLLVSVGALAPMCLEIADLLDKQGISTTVVDPRWVKPVDEAMAPLAEQHRVVVTVEDNSRAGGVGSAISQALRDAGVDVPLRDFGIPPRFLDHASRKEVMAEIGLTAPDIARQVTGLVAKLDGRVERGRAAVDSVEPVRD
- a CDS encoding amino acid permease is translated as MSSTLFRTKKVEQSILDTEEPEHALKKSLSALDLTVFGVGVIIGTGIFVLTGTVAKNNAGPSVALAFVVAGVVCALAALCYAEFASTLPVAGSAYTFSYASLGELPAWIIGWDLVLEFALGTAVVAVGWSGYIASLLDNAGWQLPEALSGRDGADGFGFDILAAALVLVLTGILVLGMKLSARITSIVVAIKVIVVLVVIVAGAFFIKGDNYDPFIPESQAVEAGSGLHSPLIQLMFGWAPSNFGVLGIFTAASVVFFAFIGFDIVATAAEETKNPQRDMPRGILGSLLICTTLYVAVSIVVTGMQHYSQLSVDAPLADAFKATGHPWYAGFISFGAAVGLTTVCMILLLGQTRVFFAMSRDGLLPRFFSRVHPRFKTPHRPTILLGVIIAVVAGFTPLSELAELVNIGTLFAFVIVAVSVIILRRTRPDLHRSFRTPWVPVLPIASVAASLWLMLNLPAETWVRFAGWMLLGVVVYFLYGRSHSRLGQHEETSVGEVLRPPGRDTE